A single region of the Buchnera aphidicola (Microlophium carnosum) genome encodes:
- the rpsC gene encoding 30S ribosomal protein S3, translating to MGQKVHPNGMRLGIIKKWNSVWFANTKDFADHLDSDHKVRQFLMKKLEKASISRIIIERPAKSIRITIYTARPGIVIGKKGEDVEKLRVAIAQITSVPVQINISEVRKPELDAKLVSDSITSQLERRVMFRRAMKRSVQNAMRQGAKGIKVEVSGRLGGAEIARREWYREGRVPLHTLRAEIDYSVSEAHTTYGVIGVKVWIFKGEILGGMATVERLEKPAVQIKKQYRKNRK from the coding sequence ATGGGTCAGAAAGTACATCCTAATGGTATGCGATTGGGTATAATAAAAAAATGGAATTCTGTTTGGTTTGCTAATACTAAAGATTTTGCTGATCATCTAGATAGTGATCATAAAGTTCGTCAATTTTTAATGAAAAAACTAGAAAAAGCATCTATTTCTCGAATTATTATTGAAAGACCAGCTAAAAGTATTCGAATTACAATTTATACTGCTAGACCTGGTATTGTTATTGGTAAAAAAGGTGAAGACGTAGAAAAATTAAGAGTAGCTATTGCTCAAATTACTAGTGTACCAGTTCAAATTAATATTTCTGAAGTACGTAAACCTGAATTAGATGCTAAACTTGTTTCTGATAGTATTACTTCTCAGTTAGAACGAAGAGTTATGTTTCGACGTGCTATGAAAAGATCAGTTCAAAATGCAATGAGACAAGGTGCTAAAGGTATTAAAGTTGAAGTTAGCGGACGTTTAGGAGGAGCTGAAATAGCTCGTAGAGAATGGTATAGGGAAGGAAGAGTTCCTTTACATACTTTACGCGCAGAGATTGATTATAGTGTTTCAGAGGCTCACACAACATATGGTGTTATAGGTGTTAAAGTATGGATTTTTAAAGGTGAAATATTAGGTGGTATGGCAACCGTTGAAAGATTAGAAAAACCTGCTGTTCAAATAAAAAAGCAATATCGTAAAAATAGAAAGTAA
- the rplV gene encoding 50S ribosomal protein L22 — METLAQHRQARSSAQKVRLIVDLIRGKKVPQALNILTYTNKKAAILVKKVLESAIANAEHNDGVDIDKLRIKKIFVNEGSTMKRMMPRAKGRADRILKRTSHITVVVSDR; from the coding sequence ATGGAAACTTTAGCTCAACATCGTCAAGCACGTTCTTCAGCTCAAAAAGTTCGTTTAATTGTAGATTTAATTCGTGGAAAAAAAGTTCCACAAGCATTAAACATTTTAACTTATACTAATAAAAAAGCTGCGATTTTAGTAAAAAAAGTTCTTGAATCAGCTATAGCAAATGCAGAACATAATGATGGTGTCGATATAGATAAATTAAGAATTAAAAAAATATTTGTTAATGAAGGTTCAACAATGAAAAGAATGATGCCACGTGCTAAAGGACGTGCAGATCGTATTTTAAAACGTACTAGTCACATTACTGTCGTTGTGTCTGATCGTTAA
- the rpsS gene encoding 30S ribosomal protein S19 — protein MPRSLKKGPFIDASLLNKVEKSVKLNDKKPIKTWSRRSTIFPNMVGLTISIHNGRNHIPVFITEEMVGHKLGEFSLTRTYRGHTADKKVKKR, from the coding sequence ATGCCACGTTCTCTTAAGAAAGGTCCTTTTATCGATGCAAGTTTGTTGAACAAAGTAGAAAAATCAGTAAAATTAAATGATAAAAAACCTATTAAAACATGGTCAAGACGTTCAACAATCTTTCCAAATATGGTAGGTTTAACAATATCTATTCATAATGGTCGTAATCATATTCCTGTTTTTATTACTGAAGAAATGGTTGGACATAAACTAGGTGAGTTTTCTTTAACTCGTACTTACAGAGGGCATACTGCTGATAAAAAAGTAAAAAAACGATAA
- the rplB gene encoding 50S ribosomal protein L2 produces the protein MAIVKCKPTSPGRRHVIKVVHTELYKGKPYSLLLRKKSKSGGRNNNGRITTRHIGGGHKRAYRIIDFKRNKDGIEATVERLEYDPNRSSNIALILYKDGERNYILAPKHLKIGETIISGVHSPIKVGNSLPLKNIPVGTFIHNVEMRPGKGGQIARSAGSYVQLVAFDEEYATLRLRSGEMRKTKSDCRATIGEVGNAEHMLKVLGKAGASRWIGIRPTVRGTAMNPVDHPHGGGEGKNFGKHPVTPWGIQTKGKKTRKNKRTEKFILRHRRK, from the coding sequence ATGGCAATTGTTAAATGCAAACCGACATCTCCGGGTCGTCGCCACGTTATTAAAGTTGTTCATACAGAATTATATAAAGGAAAACCATATTCTTTATTACTAAGAAAAAAAAGTAAAAGCGGAGGACGTAATAATAATGGTAGGATTACAACTCGTCATATCGGTGGCGGACATAAAAGAGCGTATCGTATTATAGATTTTAAAAGAAATAAAGATGGTATCGAAGCTACTGTAGAAAGATTAGAATATGATCCTAATCGTTCTTCTAACATTGCTTTAATATTGTATAAGGATGGTGAAAGAAACTATATTTTAGCTCCCAAACATTTAAAGATAGGAGAAACTATAATATCTGGTGTACATTCTCCTATTAAAGTAGGAAATTCTTTGCCACTTAAAAATATTCCAGTAGGTACATTTATTCATAATGTAGAAATGAGGCCTGGAAAAGGTGGTCAAATAGCTCGTTCTGCAGGAAGTTATGTGCAACTAGTAGCATTTGATGAAGAATATGCTACTTTAAGATTACGCTCTGGTGAAATGAGAAAAACTAAATCTGATTGCAGAGCTACTATTGGTGAAGTAGGTAATGCCGAACATATGTTAAAAGTTTTAGGAAAAGCGGGAGCTTCTCGTTGGATAGGTATACGTCCTACTGTACGTGGTACAGCTATGAATCCTGTCGATCATCCTCATGGTGGTGGTGAAGGAAAAAATTTTGGTAAGCATCCAGTTACTCCATGGGGAATTCAGACAAAAGGTAAAAAAACTCGTAAAAATAAACGTACTGAAAAATTTATTTTACGTCATCGTAGAAAATAA
- the rplW gene encoding 50S ribosomal protein L23, protein MISEERLLKILLSPHVSEKSSISIEKFNTVVLKVLNNATKYEIKCAVKKIFNVEVDSIKTLKVKGKKKRQSNRIIQRSNWKKAYIKVKKGYNLDFIGNTE, encoded by the coding sequence ATGATTTCTGAAGAACGTTTGCTAAAAATATTACTTTCTCCACATGTATCTGAAAAATCATCGATATCTATAGAAAAATTTAATACCGTTGTTCTAAAAGTTTTAAATAACGCTACGAAATATGAAATTAAATGTGCAGTAAAAAAAATATTTAATGTGGAAGTTGATAGTATAAAAACATTAAAAGTTAAAGGGAAAAAAAAACGTCAATCTAATCGTATTATTCAAAGAAGTAACTGGAAGAAAGCGTATATTAAAGTTAAAAAAGGGTATAATTTAGATTTCATAGGCAATACAGAGTAG
- the rplD gene encoding 50S ribosomal protein L4, translated as MELVVKDGQSVISVSEVIFSRDFNEALIHQVVIAYSASTRQGTRAQKSRAEVSGSGRKPWRQKGTGRARAGSFRSPIWRSGGVTFAAKPQEYSQKVNKKMYRGALKSIFSELIRQKRLIVFKNFSLDLPKTKLLVQKLQDINLKNVLIITNKIDNNLFLASRNLYSVDVKDVHSIDPVSLIAFEHVIITVEAVKKIEEILS; from the coding sequence ATGGAATTAGTAGTTAAAGACGGACAAAGTGTTATTAGTGTTTCTGAGGTTATCTTTTCTCGTGATTTCAATGAAGCTCTAATTCATCAAGTCGTTATTGCTTATTCAGCATCTACTCGTCAAGGTACGAGAGCGCAAAAAAGTCGTGCTGAGGTTTCTGGATCAGGTAGAAAACCATGGCGTCAAAAAGGTACAGGTCGTGCACGAGCAGGATCATTTAGAAGTCCAATTTGGCGGTCAGGTGGTGTTACATTTGCTGCGAAACCGCAAGAATATAGTCAGAAAGTTAATAAAAAGATGTATCGTGGTGCATTAAAAAGCATTTTTTCTGAATTAATACGTCAAAAAAGATTAATAGTTTTTAAAAATTTTTCATTAGATTTACCTAAAACAAAACTTTTAGTTCAGAAATTACAAGATATCAATTTAAAAAATGTCCTAATTATTACTAATAAAATAGATAATAATTTATTTCTTGCATCTAGAAATCTATATTCAGTTGATGTGAAAGATGTTCATTCTATAGATCCTGTTAGTTTGATTGCTTTTGAGCATGTTATTATTACTGTTGAAGCAGTGAAAAAAATAGAGGAAATACTTTCATGA
- the rplC gene encoding 50S ribosomal protein L3, translated as MIGLVGKKIGMTRIFTKEGSSVPVTVIELKENRITQVKNINTDCYCAIQVTTGAKKTNRLTKPQAGHFLKSGVIPGRGLWEFRINRDKTFQVGQSITMNVFNNVKKVDVTGISKGKGFCGTVKRWNFHTQDATHGNSLSHRVPGSIGQNQTPGRVFKGKKMAGQLGNNRVTVQSLNIVHIDEQKNLLLVKGAVPGAIGSDLIVKPAIKV; from the coding sequence ATGATTGGTTTAGTTGGTAAAAAAATAGGAATGACTCGTATTTTCACGAAAGAAGGTTCTTCAGTTCCTGTTACAGTAATTGAACTAAAAGAAAATCGAATTACACAAGTAAAAAATATCAATACTGATTGTTATTGTGCTATTCAAGTAACAACTGGTGCAAAAAAAACGAATAGATTAACAAAACCACAAGCAGGACATTTTTTAAAATCTGGTGTTATTCCTGGTCGTGGTTTATGGGAATTTAGAATTAATAGAGATAAAACTTTTCAAGTTGGACAAAGTATTACAATGAATGTTTTTAATAATGTAAAAAAAGTGGATGTTACAGGTATTTCTAAAGGAAAAGGTTTTTGTGGTACAGTAAAACGTTGGAACTTTCATACTCAAGATGCTACACATGGAAACTCTTTGTCTCATAGAGTTCCTGGTTCTATTGGTCAGAATCAAACTCCGGGTAGAGTATTTAAAGGTAAAAAAATGGCAGGTCAACTAGGAAACAATCGTGTTACTGTGCAAAGTTTAAACATAGTACATATCGATGAACAGAAAAATCTTCTTTTGGTAAAAGGTGCTGTTCCCGGTGCTATTGGTAGTGATCTTATCGTTAAACCAGCTATTAAGGTGTAA
- the rpsJ gene encoding 30S ribosomal protein S10, translating to MQNQRIRIRLKAFDHRLIDQSTTEIVETAKRTGAQVRGPIPLPTRKERFTILVSPHVNKDARDQYEMRTHKRLIDIVEPTEKTVDALMRLDLAAGVDVQISLG from the coding sequence ATGCAGAACCAAAGAATTCGTATTCGTTTAAAAGCCTTTGATCATAGATTAATTGATCAATCAACAACAGAAATTGTTGAAACAGCAAAAAGAACTGGTGCACAAGTACGTGGACCAATTCCTCTTCCAACTCGTAAAGAACGTTTTACTATTTTAGTTTCTCCACATGTAAACAAGGATGCACGTGATCAGTATGAAATGCGTACACATAAACGTTTAATTGATATAGTAGAACCTACTGAAAAAACTGTTGATGCACTAATGCGGTTAGATCTAGCTGCCGGAGTAGATGTGCAAATTAGTTTAGGTTAA
- the tuf gene encoding elongation factor Tu: MSKERFQRLKPHINVGTIGHVDHGKTTLTAAITTVLSKKFGGSARAFDQIDNAPEEKARGITINTSHVEYDTEFRHYAHVDCPGHADYIKNMITGAAQMDGAILVVAATDGPMPQTREHILLGRQVGVPYIIVFLNKCDMVDDDELLELVEMEVRDLLTQYDFPGDDTPIIRGSALKALEGVPEWESKIIDLSKFLDSYIPEPKRAVDQPFLLPIEDVFSISGRGTVVTGRVEKGVIKVGEEVEIVGIKKTTKTTCTGVEMFRKLLDEGRAGENVGVLLRGTKRDEIERGQVLAKPGSIHPHTTFESEVYVLSKEEGGRHTPFFKGYRPQFYFRTTDVTGSIELPEGIEMVMPGDNIKMTVTLINPIAMTDGLRFAIREGGRTVGAGVVSKVLL, encoded by the coding sequence ATGTCTAAAGAAAGATTTCAACGTTTAAAACCTCACATAAACGTAGGTACAATCGGTCATGTAGATCATGGAAAAACAACGTTAACTGCAGCTATTACAACTGTTTTATCTAAAAAATTCGGTGGTTCTGCACGTGCTTTTGATCAAATCGATAATGCACCAGAAGAAAAAGCAAGAGGTATTACTATTAATACCTCTCATGTAGAATATGATACTGAGTTCAGACACTATGCTCATGTAGATTGTCCAGGACATGCTGATTATATAAAAAATATGATTACTGGTGCAGCGCAAATGGATGGTGCAATTTTAGTTGTTGCAGCAACTGATGGACCAATGCCCCAAACTCGTGAACATATTTTACTTGGAAGACAAGTAGGTGTACCGTATATTATTGTTTTTCTCAATAAGTGTGATATGGTAGATGATGACGAACTACTAGAACTAGTAGAAATGGAAGTTCGTGACTTATTAACACAATATGATTTTCCTGGAGATGACACTCCTATAATTCGTGGTTCAGCTCTTAAAGCATTAGAAGGTGTTCCTGAATGGGAGTCAAAAATAATTGATTTATCTAAATTTTTAGATAGTTATATTCCTGAACCAAAACGAGCAGTAGATCAACCTTTTTTATTACCAATAGAAGATGTTTTTTCTATATCAGGAAGAGGTACAGTTGTCACTGGACGAGTAGAAAAAGGTGTGATTAAAGTGGGTGAAGAAGTTGAAATTGTAGGAATAAAAAAAACAACTAAAACCACTTGTACAGGTGTAGAAATGTTTAGAAAGTTATTAGATGAAGGTCGTGCTGGAGAAAACGTAGGCGTTTTGCTTCGCGGTACAAAGCGTGATGAAATTGAAAGAGGTCAAGTTTTAGCTAAACCAGGTAGTATTCATCCACATACAACATTTGAGTCTGAAGTTTATGTTCTATCCAAAGAAGAAGGTGGGCGTCATACTCCATTTTTTAAAGGATATCGTCCTCAGTTTTATTTTAGAACTACTGATGTAACAGGTTCCATTGAATTACCTGAAGGCATTGAAATGGTTATGCCAGGAGACAATATAAAAATGACTGTTACTTTAATTAATCCTATTGCAATGACTGATGGATTACGATTTGCTATACGTGAAGGTGGTCGTACTGTGGGAGCTGGTGTAGTATCTAAAGTTTTACTTTAA
- the fusA gene encoding elongation factor G: MSRTTPISRYRNIGISAHIDAGKTTTTERILFYTGINHKIGEVHDGAATMDWMEQEQERGITITSAATTTFWSGMAKQFKPHRINIIDTPGHVDFTIEVERSMRVLDGAVMVYCAVGGVQPQSETVWRQANKYNVPRIAFINKMDRMGANFLKVVKQIKTRLGANPVPLQLAIGSEDTFVGVVDLIKMKAVHWKESDQGLTFIYNEIPKDMIELSKKWNQNLIESAVESNEDLLEKYLNGVQLSESEIKSALRKRALNSEIILITCGSAFKNKGVQALLDAVIEYLPAPNDVQDIKGVLNNSEHTIAIRHSDDEAPFSALAFKIANDPFVGNLTFFRVYSGVVKSGDTVFNSVKSQRERFGRIVQMHANKREEIKEVHAGDIAAAIGLKDVTTGDTLCDLNQPIILERMEFPEPVISISVEPRTKADQEKMGLALGRLAKEDPSFRVRTDQESNQTIISGMGELHLEIIIDRMKREFSVDANIGKPQVAYRETILNKVEDIEGKHIKQSGGRGQYGHVVIELFPLEPGGKGYSFINDIKGGVIPSEYISAVDKGIQEQLKCGPLSGYPVVDIGVRLYFGSYHDVDSSELAFKLAASIAFKTGFKKAKPILLEPIMKVEVETPDDYMGDVIGDLNRRRGIIEGMKDLSVSKIINACVPLSEMFGYATDLRSQTQGRASYSMEFLKYVEAPSNISKDIIERREK; encoded by the coding sequence ATGTCTCGTACAACACCTATTTCTCGATATCGTAATATTGGAATTAGTGCACATATAGATGCAGGTAAAACAACTACCACCGAAAGAATTTTATTTTATACAGGAATTAATCATAAAATTGGCGAAGTTCATGATGGTGCAGCTACTATGGATTGGATGGAACAAGAACAAGAAAGAGGAATTACTATTACATCAGCTGCTACTACCACATTTTGGAGTGGGATGGCTAAACAATTTAAACCACATAGAATTAATATTATTGATACACCTGGACACGTGGATTTTACTATTGAAGTAGAGCGTTCTATGCGTGTTTTAGACGGTGCTGTTATGGTTTATTGTGCAGTTGGAGGCGTCCAACCGCAATCAGAAACTGTATGGCGTCAAGCAAATAAATATAACGTTCCTCGTATAGCATTTATAAATAAAATGGATCGTATGGGTGCGAATTTTTTAAAAGTAGTAAAACAAATTAAAACACGCTTAGGTGCTAACCCTGTTCCTTTACAGTTAGCTATTGGATCAGAAGATACTTTTGTTGGTGTTGTTGATTTAATTAAAATGAAAGCTGTTCATTGGAAAGAATCTGATCAAGGTTTGACATTTATTTATAATGAAATTCCCAAAGATATGATTGAATTGTCAAAAAAATGGAATCAAAATTTAATTGAGTCTGCCGTGGAATCTAATGAAGATCTTTTAGAAAAATATTTAAATGGAGTTCAGCTATCTGAAAGTGAAATTAAATCTGCATTGCGGAAACGTGCTTTAAATAGTGAAATCATACTTATTACTTGTGGATCAGCCTTTAAAAATAAAGGAGTGCAAGCTTTATTAGATGCAGTAATTGAATATTTGCCTGCTCCTAATGATGTTCAAGATATTAAAGGTGTCTTAAACAATAGTGAACACACTATAGCTATAAGACATTCAGATGACGAAGCTCCTTTTTCTGCTTTAGCTTTTAAAATTGCTAATGATCCATTTGTAGGAAATTTAACATTTTTTCGTGTGTATTCAGGAGTAGTCAAGTCTGGAGATACTGTATTTAATTCTGTAAAGTCTCAGCGAGAAAGATTTGGTAGAATTGTTCAAATGCATGCTAATAAAAGAGAAGAGATAAAAGAAGTACATGCAGGTGACATAGCAGCTGCTATTGGTTTGAAAGATGTTACTACTGGTGATACCTTATGTGATTTAAATCAACCAATTATATTAGAACGTATGGAGTTTCCTGAACCAGTAATATCTATTTCTGTAGAACCTAGAACTAAAGCTGATCAAGAAAAAATGGGTTTAGCATTAGGTCGATTAGCAAAAGAAGATCCTTCTTTTCGAGTACGAACTGATCAAGAATCTAATCAAACAATCATTTCTGGAATGGGTGAATTACATTTAGAAATTATTATTGATCGTATGAAACGAGAGTTTAGTGTTGATGCTAACATTGGAAAACCACAAGTTGCATATCGTGAAACTATTCTCAATAAAGTTGAGGATATTGAAGGTAAACATATTAAACAATCGGGGGGAAGGGGTCAGTATGGTCATGTTGTTATAGAATTATTTCCACTAGAACCAGGAGGAAAAGGATATTCATTTATTAATGATATTAAAGGAGGAGTTATACCTAGTGAATACATTTCAGCAGTTGATAAAGGAATTCAAGAACAATTGAAATGTGGCCCATTATCTGGTTATCCTGTAGTTGATATTGGGGTACGTCTTTATTTTGGTTCTTATCATGATGTTGATTCATCTGAATTAGCTTTTAAGTTAGCCGCTTCTATCGCATTTAAAACTGGTTTTAAAAAAGCAAAACCGATTTTACTAGAACCAATTATGAAAGTTGAAGTAGAAACACCAGATGACTATATGGGAGATGTTATAGGTGATTTAAATCGTCGTAGAGGTATTATTGAAGGGATGAAAGATTTGTCTGTTAGTAAAATTATTAACGCGTGTGTTCCTTTATCTGAAATGTTTGGTTATGCTACTGATTTACGCTCTCAAACTCAAGGAAGAGCTTCTTATTCTATGGAGTTCTTGAAATATGTAGAAGCTCCATCTAATATTTCTAAAGATATTATTGAAAGAAGAGAAAAGTAG
- the rpsG gene encoding 30S ribosomal protein S7 has product MPRRRIISTRKILPDPKFSSELLAKFINILMVNGKKSIAEVIVYTALKNLSKRTDKKELEAFEIALEHVRPTVEVKSRRVGGSTYQVPVEVRPVRRNALAMRWIVESARKRADKSMSLRLSNELYDALENKGTAVKKREEVHRMAEANKAFAHYRW; this is encoded by the coding sequence ATGCCACGTCGTCGTATTATCAGTACTCGAAAAATTTTACCAGATCCAAAATTTTCTTCAGAATTACTAGCTAAATTTATTAATATTCTTATGGTAAATGGTAAAAAATCTATTGCTGAAGTGATTGTTTATACTGCCTTAAAAAATTTATCTAAACGTACAGATAAAAAAGAACTAGAGGCATTTGAAATAGCTTTAGAACATGTACGTCCAACAGTAGAAGTAAAATCTCGTCGAGTTGGCGGCTCAACATATCAAGTACCTGTTGAAGTGCGTCCAGTACGTCGTAATGCTTTAGCTATGCGTTGGATCGTAGAATCTGCACGCAAGCGTGCTGATAAATCTATGTCTTTGCGTTTGTCTAATGAACTTTACGATGCTTTAGAAAATAAAGGTACAGCAGTTAAGAAAAGAGAAGAAGTTCATCGTATGGCAGAAGCTAATAAAGCTTTTGCTCATTATCGTTGGTAA
- the rpsL gene encoding 30S ribosomal protein S12 yields the protein MATVNQLVRKPRVRKVIKSNVPALGKSPQKRGVCIRVYTTTPKKPNSALRKVCRVRLTNGFEVTAYIGGEGHNLQEHSVILIRGGRVKDLPGVRYHVVRGSLDCAGVKERKQGRSKYGVKKVKV from the coding sequence ATGGCCACAGTAAATCAATTGGTCCGCAAACCTCGTGTACGAAAAGTTATTAAAAGTAATGTTCCCGCATTAGGAAAGAGTCCTCAAAAAAGAGGTGTGTGTATTAGAGTTTATACTACAACACCTAAAAAACCTAATTCAGCTTTACGTAAAGTATGTCGTGTAAGATTGACTAATGGTTTTGAAGTAACTGCTTACATTGGAGGTGAAGGTCATAATTTACAAGAACATTCTGTTATTTTAATACGAGGAGGTCGTGTGAAAGATTTACCTGGAGTGCGATATCATGTTGTTAGAGGATCACTCGATTGTGCTGGTGTTAAAGAACGTAAACAGGGTCGTTCTAAATACGGCGTAAAGAAAGTAAAAGTATAA
- the tusB gene encoding sulfurtransferase complex subunit TusB gives MLHTLMKSPFETNISLLISMLKKSDDFLALQDGVLIGLKDNIFLKSIIISSVKLYLIKEDVYARGIHKNISKKFVLISYIHFVSLTLKHKKQMTW, from the coding sequence ATGTTACATACTTTAATGAAATCTCCTTTTGAAACTAATATTTCTCTTCTTATTAGTATGTTAAAAAAATCAGATGATTTTTTAGCACTTCAAGATGGTGTACTGATTGGATTAAAAGATAATATTTTTTTAAAAAGTATTATTATTTCTTCAGTAAAATTATATCTTATAAAAGAAGATGTTTATGCACGGGGGATTCATAAAAACATCTCTAAAAAATTTGTTTTAATAAGCTATATTCATTTCGTTTCATTAACACTTAAACATAAGAAACAAATGACTTGGTAA